The following coding sequences are from one bacterium SCSIO 12741 window:
- a CDS encoding PspC domain-containing protein, which produces MKKTVSINISGLIFNIDEDAYFELKKYLDTIQGYFRNQEGGDDIMADIEARIAEMFQEQVTDRKEVISDKEVAHVISVMGQPEDYIDDEMREEQQQTSSSQYRRTSTRTEQEFSTGPKRFFRDTENRVLGGVCSGLGYYFGVDPVIFRLLFVGVFFFAGTGVLAYIILWIITPAAVTTAEKLQMKGKPVNIDNIRKAVENDAEDFRKKIQDLGSKSGNFGGKVLDLIKSLLNFLINLLRFVLRFVGKALGIFLIVICSLFLVSVLGALLGITTISTSGIFAFTEEGVVSFPPSDLGDFFMVSSSSLYLFEIGATLVLCIPLISLIYAGIRLLFNPAPLHRAYSITAMALWGVGIALLFWSAAQYGREVNQHNEVVEEITLPLPMSDTLFVQSMEDRASDDMIANQKDDTPFLLDYDEEAFYLGNVQFNVHPSRDDSIRVKVTKKARGSSSKEAQAIADNVEFDFSIDSNRMEFSPITKIYREDHFRFQRVQISIYLPVGKTIFLHKNIGWIIYDIDNKLRIYDRDMVNHYWTMTDEGLVCPKCPESLSRVRKVEKRVARVLEELERELEDINMEIDEITDEYAFDRQEIEDDLKYAIEDLKIQISTENNAAKVDQLNLEMQRIEREFDRNMQKLDREMSRRIQDLNRERERINREIDKKLDRLNPSSKGASPEPSPSVEDGGDDEIKSWTLVRFPDPFTFIRS; this is translated from the coding sequence ATGAAGAAAACGGTTTCTATAAACATCAGCGGGCTCATATTCAACATTGACGAAGATGCCTACTTCGAGTTGAAGAAATACCTGGACACCATTCAGGGTTATTTCCGAAACCAGGAAGGCGGCGACGACATCATGGCCGATATTGAAGCCCGAATCGCAGAAATGTTCCAGGAACAAGTCACCGACCGCAAGGAGGTCATTTCTGACAAAGAGGTAGCCCATGTCATATCTGTTATGGGGCAACCTGAAGATTACATAGACGATGAAATGCGCGAAGAGCAACAACAAACTTCCTCTTCTCAGTACCGCAGAACATCCACCCGAACCGAACAAGAGTTCAGTACCGGACCTAAGCGCTTCTTTAGAGATACCGAAAACCGGGTACTGGGCGGAGTATGTTCCGGATTGGGTTACTACTTCGGAGTAGACCCAGTTATTTTCCGATTGCTTTTTGTAGGTGTATTCTTCTTTGCTGGTACCGGTGTATTGGCCTATATCATTTTATGGATCATCACCCCTGCGGCGGTTACTACAGCTGAAAAATTGCAGATGAAGGGTAAGCCAGTAAACATTGATAACATTCGAAAAGCGGTTGAAAACGACGCTGAAGATTTCAGAAAAAAAATACAGGACCTTGGAAGTAAGTCTGGCAACTTTGGGGGTAAGGTCCTGGATTTGATAAAATCCCTCTTGAATTTCCTGATTAATCTTTTGCGATTTGTTTTACGGTTTGTGGGCAAGGCTTTGGGAATTTTTCTCATCGTGATTTGTTCCCTTTTCCTGGTTAGTGTTTTAGGCGCCTTATTGGGAATAACCACGATTTCAACCAGCGGTATTTTCGCTTTTACCGAAGAAGGTGTGGTATCCTTTCCTCCTTCTGATCTGGGTGATTTTTTTATGGTCAGCTCCAGTTCCTTGTATCTTTTTGAAATTGGAGCTACCCTCGTTTTGTGCATTCCTCTTATCTCTTTGATCTATGCTGGAATTCGCTTACTCTTTAATCCTGCACCCTTGCACCGCGCCTATTCCATAACGGCCATGGCTTTGTGGGGCGTAGGTATAGCCCTCCTATTCTGGTCGGCTGCGCAATATGGCCGTGAGGTCAACCAACACAACGAAGTGGTGGAAGAAATTACGCTTCCCCTACCGATGTCTGATACCCTATTTGTTCAATCCATGGAGGATAGAGCTTCGGACGATATGATCGCTAACCAAAAAGACGACACTCCCTTCTTGCTTGACTACGACGAAGAAGCTTTTTACCTGGGCAACGTACAATTTAATGTTCACCCCTCAAGAGATGATTCCATCCGAGTGAAGGTGACCAAAAAAGCAAGGGGTTCGAGTTCTAAAGAAGCTCAAGCCATTGCCGACAATGTTGAGTTTGACTTTTCGATAGACAGCAACCGTATGGAGTTTAGTCCGATTACCAAAATTTACCGCGAAGATCACTTTCGTTTTCAACGGGTTCAAATATCCATTTACCTCCCCGTTGGCAAAACCATCTTCTTGCACAAAAACATTGGCTGGATTATCTACGACATTGATAACAAACTGAGAATTTATGATCGCGATATGGTGAACCATTATTGGACCATGACCGATGAAGGATTGGTTTGCCCAAAATGCCCTGAATCTCTGAGCCGTGTGCGCAAAGTAGAAAAAAGAGTGGCCCGGGTTTTGGAGGAGCTGGAGCGCGAACTCGAAGACATCAACATGGAGATCGATGAGATTACCGATGAGTATGCCTTTGATCGTCAAGAAATTGAAGACGATTTGAAATACGCCATTGAAGATTTGAAGATTCAGATTTCTACTGAAAATAATGCTGCCAAGGTGGACCAGTTAAACCTGGAAATGCAGCGCATTGAGCGTGAGTTTGATCGTAATATGCAAAAACTCGATCGCGAAATGAGTCGACGGATTCAAGATTTGAATCGGGAAAGAGAACGCATTAATCGAGAAATAGATAAAAAATTAGATCGTTTGAACCCATCCTCCAAAGGAGCCTCACCTGAGCCGAGCCCTTCTGTAGAAGATGGTGGAGACGACGAGATAAAAAGCTGGACCCTTGTCCGCTTCCCTGATCCCTTTACTTTCATACGAAGTTAG
- a CDS encoding transketolase translates to MVTGKEETAVQEGVPAEAKEEILRDFRIAVESRETSLLGRREVLTGKAKFGIFGDGKELAQLALAKQWNPGDWRSGYYRDQTMMMSAGLLTVQGFFAQLYAHPDVDAEPASAGRQMNGHYATRFIDENGNWKNQLASPNSSADVSPTASQMPRLLGLSYASKFYRENEGLHHKTDFSNKGQEVAFGTIGDSSTSEGMFWETLNAAGVLKVPLVMSVWDDGHGISVPKKYQTIKESISEALKGFAREGDGPGFEIFRVKGWDYPNLCLTYDEAVRVAREEHVPVLIHVEEVTQPQGHSTSGSHERYKSKDRLAWETEYDCIRQFRNWIVEMGAATEEELDEIHKQAKKTVRDGKKAAWESFTKSFEGERQEAIELIQQMAAASPNKVFIEPLANNLTQESEPERKVIYEAVKRALRYTRGENQTARAQLITWLNEQDKLNSDRYDSYLYNEGATSALSVDPVDAEYANDNMVDGREIIRDNFDKQLANRPELLIFGEDAGKIGGVNQGLEGLQDKHGELRVFDTGIRECTIIGQAIGLAMRGLRPIAEIQYLDYLNYALQLMSDDLSTVQYRTKGGQKAPVIIRTRGHRLEGIWHSGSPMGMLINSVRGMHVCVPRNMTQAAGFYNTLLDSEDPAIVIESLNGYRLKEKQPTNLGEYKVPLGMPEVIAEGEDVTLVTYGSMVRMAEVAAKQLREVGISVEIIDVQTLLPFDLDHRIADSLSKTNRILFVDEDVPGGASAYMMQKVMEEQQGYFHLDAQPATLSAKAHRPAYGSDGDYFSKPSVEDIFDSVYALMNESDPGKFPGLYDA, encoded by the coding sequence ATGGTAACAGGAAAAGAAGAGACAGCCGTGCAAGAAGGGGTTCCAGCGGAAGCCAAAGAAGAGATTCTTAGAGATTTCAGAATTGCCGTTGAAAGTCGTGAAACGAGCCTATTGGGTCGTCGCGAAGTGTTGACCGGAAAAGCCAAATTTGGCATCTTCGGCGACGGAAAAGAACTGGCTCAACTGGCCCTGGCCAAACAATGGAATCCAGGTGACTGGAGAAGTGGTTACTACCGCGACCAAACCATGATGATGTCGGCCGGACTCCTGACTGTTCAAGGCTTTTTTGCTCAGCTTTATGCCCACCCGGATGTGGATGCTGAACCGGCCTCTGCAGGAAGGCAAATGAATGGACACTACGCCACTCGGTTTATCGACGAAAACGGAAACTGGAAAAACCAGCTTGCCTCGCCAAACTCTTCTGCCGATGTATCCCCTACTGCCAGTCAGATGCCCCGTCTCTTGGGTTTGTCTTATGCCAGTAAATTTTACCGGGAGAATGAAGGCCTACACCACAAAACCGATTTCTCGAATAAAGGACAAGAAGTAGCTTTTGGAACCATTGGAGATTCCAGTACATCTGAAGGTATGTTTTGGGAAACGCTCAACGCTGCAGGTGTATTGAAAGTGCCTTTGGTCATGAGTGTTTGGGACGACGGACATGGAATTTCCGTTCCCAAAAAATACCAAACGATTAAAGAAAGTATTTCCGAGGCTCTCAAGGGATTTGCCCGTGAAGGAGACGGCCCTGGATTTGAAATATTCCGGGTAAAAGGATGGGATTACCCTAATCTTTGCCTTACCTATGACGAGGCCGTTAGAGTTGCTCGTGAAGAGCATGTTCCCGTTCTCATCCATGTTGAAGAGGTGACACAGCCACAAGGTCACTCTACTTCCGGTTCTCACGAGCGTTACAAGTCAAAAGATCGCTTGGCCTGGGAAACTGAATACGACTGCATCCGTCAATTCCGCAATTGGATTGTGGAGATGGGCGCCGCCACTGAGGAAGAGTTAGATGAAATTCACAAGCAAGCCAAAAAGACCGTTAGAGACGGAAAGAAAGCGGCTTGGGAATCTTTTACCAAGTCTTTTGAGGGCGAACGCCAAGAGGCCATTGAATTGATTCAGCAGATGGCTGCTGCCAGTCCTAATAAAGTATTTATTGAGCCTTTGGCCAATAACCTTACTCAGGAAAGTGAACCTGAAAGAAAGGTTATTTACGAAGCTGTAAAAAGAGCCCTTCGCTACACTCGTGGTGAGAACCAAACCGCTCGTGCCCAGTTGATTACCTGGCTTAACGAGCAGGATAAGTTGAATAGCGATCGCTACGATTCTTACCTGTATAATGAAGGTGCTACCTCTGCCCTTTCCGTAGATCCTGTTGACGCGGAATACGCCAACGACAACATGGTTGACGGCCGGGAAATTATTCGCGACAACTTTGACAAGCAATTGGCAAATCGTCCAGAGCTATTGATTTTTGGGGAGGACGCTGGAAAAATTGGCGGGGTTAACCAAGGATTAGAAGGCCTTCAGGACAAGCACGGTGAATTACGGGTATTTGATACCGGAATTCGTGAGTGTACCATTATTGGACAAGCCATTGGTTTGGCTATGCGTGGTTTAAGACCGATTGCTGAAATTCAATACCTCGATTACCTCAACTATGCCTTGCAACTGATGAGTGATGACTTATCAACGGTTCAGTACCGAACCAAAGGCGGTCAAAAGGCTCCGGTTATTATCCGTACTCGTGGTCACCGACTGGAAGGCATCTGGCACTCCGGTTCTCCTATGGGAATGCTGATTAACAGTGTTCGTGGAATGCACGTCTGTGTACCTCGTAATATGACCCAAGCTGCTGGATTCTACAACACGCTTTTGGATTCTGAAGACCCTGCCATTGTGATTGAATCATTGAATGGCTACCGTTTGAAGGAAAAGCAGCCCACCAATTTGGGAGAATACAAGGTTCCACTTGGTATGCCTGAAGTGATTGCTGAAGGTGAGGACGTAACCTTGGTGACTTACGGCTCTATGGTAAGAATGGCCGAAGTAGCTGCCAAGCAACTTCGTGAAGTAGGTATTAGCGTTGAAATTATTGATGTGCAAACCTTGCTCCCATTCGACTTGGATCATAGGATTGCTGACTCCTTGTCTAAAACGAATCGCATTTTGTTTGTAGATGAAGACGTTCCTGGAGGAGCTTCTGCCTATATGATGCAAAAGGTGATGGAAGAGCAACAAGGATACTTCCACCTGGATGCACAGCCTGCTACCCTTTCGGCTAAGGCTCACCGCCCCGCTTATGGTTCGGATGGAGATTACTTCTCCAAACCTTCTGTTGAGGATATTTTTGATTCTGTATATGCTCTGATGAATGAATCTGATCCAGGTAAGTTCCCTGGGTTGTACGACGCATGA
- a CDS encoding T9SS type A sorting domain-containing protein has protein sequence MNLLDSYTNRALKYPHWIKGGLSLMFLVCFFVPQAQTYFTAGNATSLGGNKFRITQDFTYKAGAVWNAQAVDPSSDFLICFDAYFGTKDALGADGLAFVLRAVNPIHIGGNGGHLGYAGSTNFNPCLAVEFDTYQNISPMVDPAGDHVDIIYNALQGTPAAGPVTVPNLEDGQVHAIQIKWTAVSNILEVFVDGNLIITHQVNLFALLGTNVPIEWGITGATGIHSNYQWVEFDHSISIAGNASKTTCTCYQITEDVPNQAGAIWSDDVIDLNNPFSICFDANFGTQDVGGDGMAFILKDQNNTNQLGMNSAELGYAGTTLFNPSIAVEFDTDYNGVTYADIADDHVSMVQNQMQNAPVAGPFPMTVVGGNIEDGNDHRIKITWEPSTQDYIVYIDNIQHIRKNIDLINTVFGGSALVKWGITGSTGNTHNPQTVCNISYTCSTPHVVLPVCNAGPADHAQVYKQTTFPSQSEELRSSKTLGTCDIVAAGSMLDAQNLPKPGITKKSSVGNTVWAYQYDFIGFDEGRFENINVAQNGDLLVTGYLSGPQGSNKHLVVMRTTASGGPLWHQIFFNPTPGTEQIGNDIEVINNGDIVVTGTTGNEAFLARLTSNGAILWSKAIQFSVNNTTFPITSNAVQPLSNDGDEVADDGFVICGDVNINGAIRAYAALISPLGDWQQEVIVDYVDSHGEDIKQLDINQDMIRDANEFALLGWTNTGEMMLVEFGFGASWNGNLYNEASGRLKGRALEQSVTGDLFVSGEFMDLSQGGIEDVVITQFNLGGSIAAIESLGFFLQNEEVYSVTMEYRNFTNVSVVGVAEVSVGSGQYEHMLMRRTLGNPFTCFGNLNPSSVSVGQYVITVVTDQMNMSVANTSIFHYSRPYFDVPFCPPGSTRKTTLDADEVQKESKDAQLYPNPISSGEEFTIQLPDLSGSDKWLIEVLSVTGQVVVQQTQAEVVNGQIEWSTEGWVPGSYSVQLSSGQYRSTLPIVVIE, from the coding sequence ATGAATCTACTCGACAGTTACACAAATAGGGCCTTGAAATATCCACATTGGATAAAGGGTGGGCTCTCGTTGATGTTTTTAGTATGCTTTTTTGTGCCCCAGGCGCAAACCTATTTTACCGCTGGAAATGCTACATCTTTAGGAGGAAACAAGTTTCGGATAACCCAAGATTTTACGTACAAAGCCGGAGCGGTTTGGAATGCTCAAGCCGTAGATCCTTCTAGTGATTTCCTGATTTGCTTTGATGCCTATTTTGGAACAAAAGATGCCCTCGGGGCCGATGGTTTGGCATTTGTTCTTCGAGCGGTCAATCCTATCCATATTGGTGGAAATGGGGGGCATTTGGGGTATGCTGGGTCCACCAATTTCAACCCATGTCTGGCCGTTGAGTTTGATACTTATCAAAACATATCTCCCATGGTTGATCCTGCTGGCGATCATGTAGATATTATCTACAATGCTCTGCAAGGTACCCCGGCCGCTGGTCCGGTAACTGTGCCCAACTTAGAAGATGGACAAGTACATGCCATTCAAATCAAATGGACGGCGGTTTCAAATATCCTCGAGGTTTTTGTGGATGGAAATCTGATTATTACTCACCAAGTTAATCTGTTCGCACTCTTAGGGACCAATGTGCCTATTGAATGGGGTATAACGGGAGCAACAGGAATTCATTCTAACTACCAATGGGTGGAATTCGACCATTCCATAAGTATAGCCGGAAATGCAAGTAAAACAACTTGTACTTGCTATCAAATTACGGAGGATGTTCCGAATCAGGCCGGTGCCATTTGGTCTGATGATGTTATTGACCTGAACAATCCATTCTCTATTTGTTTCGATGCCAATTTTGGAACCCAGGATGTCGGAGGAGACGGTATGGCTTTCATTTTAAAAGATCAAAACAATACCAATCAATTGGGTATGAACAGCGCTGAATTGGGATATGCTGGAACTACTTTGTTCAATCCGTCCATTGCGGTGGAATTTGATACGGATTATAATGGTGTGACCTATGCAGATATTGCTGATGATCATGTATCCATGGTTCAAAATCAAATGCAGAATGCTCCGGTAGCCGGCCCATTTCCAATGACCGTGGTTGGTGGCAATATTGAGGACGGGAACGATCATCGGATTAAAATTACCTGGGAGCCATCTACTCAGGATTACATTGTATACATAGACAACATTCAGCATATTCGAAAAAATATCGATTTAATTAATACTGTATTCGGCGGATCTGCTCTTGTAAAATGGGGAATAACTGGAAGTACCGGGAATACTCATAACCCTCAAACAGTGTGCAACATTTCCTATACCTGCAGTACTCCCCATGTAGTACTTCCCGTTTGTAATGCTGGACCTGCAGACCATGCTCAGGTATACAAGCAAACTACCTTTCCATCGCAATCCGAGGAGTTGCGCTCTAGCAAAACATTGGGAACTTGTGATATAGTTGCGGCTGGAAGTATGTTGGATGCGCAGAACCTACCTAAGCCTGGAATCACTAAGAAATCTTCTGTTGGTAATACAGTTTGGGCATATCAATATGATTTCATCGGATTTGACGAAGGGCGTTTTGAGAACATCAATGTTGCTCAAAATGGCGATTTGTTAGTTACTGGCTACCTCAGCGGGCCACAAGGTAGCAACAAGCATTTGGTGGTAATGAGAACAACTGCTTCTGGAGGTCCGCTTTGGCATCAAATCTTTTTTAACCCCACACCTGGTACCGAACAAATTGGAAATGATATTGAGGTTATCAACAATGGTGACATCGTGGTTACGGGTACCACAGGAAATGAGGCATTCTTGGCTCGATTGACTTCCAATGGTGCGATTTTATGGAGTAAGGCTATTCAGTTTTCGGTGAACAATACCACTTTTCCAATCACATCCAATGCCGTACAGCCTCTATCCAATGATGGAGATGAAGTGGCCGATGATGGATTCGTAATTTGTGGAGATGTGAATATCAATGGTGCTATCCGAGCCTATGCAGCCCTCATCAGTCCGCTGGGGGACTGGCAACAAGAGGTAATTGTGGATTATGTGGATAGTCATGGTGAAGATATCAAGCAGCTCGATATTAACCAGGACATGATTCGAGATGCCAATGAGTTTGCCTTATTGGGCTGGACCAATACTGGTGAAATGATGCTTGTAGAATTTGGCTTTGGTGCATCCTGGAACGGGAATTTGTACAATGAAGCATCTGGCCGACTTAAAGGACGAGCATTAGAACAAAGCGTAACAGGTGATTTGTTTGTTTCTGGAGAGTTTATGGATCTTTCACAAGGCGGAATAGAGGATGTTGTCATTACTCAATTCAATTTGGGAGGATCTATTGCTGCCATAGAAAGCTTGGGATTCTTTTTGCAAAATGAAGAAGTCTATTCGGTTACAATGGAATATCGAAACTTCACGAACGTATCGGTAGTGGGTGTGGCTGAAGTATCGGTAGGTTCAGGACAATATGAGCACATGCTCATGAGAAGGACTTTAGGAAACCCCTTCACTTGCTTTGGAAATTTGAACCCATCATCCGTATCTGTGGGTCAGTATGTAATTACAGTAGTCACAGATCAAATGAATATGAGTGTGGCAAATACATCCATTTTCCATTATTCACGTCCTTATTTTGATGTTCCTTTTTGCCCTCCAGGCTCCACCCGTAAAACAACGTTGGATGCTGACGAGGTTCAGAAAGAATCCAAGGATGCACAATTGTACCCCAATCCAATTTCTTCAGGAGAGGAATTCACCATCCAGTTGCCTGATTTGTCGGGTTCGGATAAATGGTTGATTGAGGTTCTCTCGGTCACTGGGCAGGTAGTTGTTCAGCAAACCCAGGCTGAGGTGGTCAATGGTCAAATTGAATGGAGTACGGAAGGATGGGTGCCAGGATCTTATTCGGTACAACTATCTTCTGGACAATACAGATCAACCTTGCCCATTGTGGTTATTGAATAG
- a CDS encoding DUF2130 domain-containing protein: MSESNISCPNCGHPINIDEAFVHQAEDRIKKEFEAKAARQATLLNQQREKLENERKQLEEFRQTENERLRKKLNQERDLLREQENKRIREEYELQMKQLSEENARRKDENQTLKKRELELLQAEKSLQEKQEQAELEIQKKLLEKETEIRSKIQQGEQEKNQLKFKEYEKQLNDQKKLIEEMKRKAEQGSMQMQGEVQELAIEEYLKQQFPLDTISEIKKGARGADCIQTIHTREQTNCGMIYYESKRTKEFQPTWIEKFKSDMRTINAHMGVLVTEAMPKDMPKMGQRDGIWICSFEEFKGLSRVLRDSVIKINQALASQENKGDKMSLLYDFLTSNEFRLQIEGIVEGFAQMQEDLNREKRAMEGIWKRREKQLHKVLRNTNEFYNSVKGIAGNAIGSIDALELPGADQDDLDSV, from the coding sequence ATGAGCGAGTCCAACATTTCCTGCCCTAACTGTGGGCATCCTATCAATATTGACGAAGCATTTGTTCACCAAGCGGAAGACCGCATCAAAAAGGAATTTGAAGCAAAAGCGGCCCGACAGGCCACCCTACTCAATCAGCAGCGAGAAAAGCTGGAAAATGAGCGGAAGCAATTGGAAGAGTTTCGCCAAACGGAAAATGAACGCCTTCGCAAAAAGCTGAATCAGGAAAGAGATTTGCTCCGGGAGCAGGAAAACAAGCGTATCCGTGAGGAGTACGAACTTCAGATGAAACAACTCTCCGAGGAAAATGCTCGCCGTAAGGATGAAAACCAAACCCTGAAGAAACGCGAACTGGAACTGCTCCAGGCTGAAAAATCGCTACAGGAAAAACAGGAACAAGCCGAACTGGAAATTCAGAAAAAGCTTTTGGAAAAGGAAACAGAAATCCGTTCCAAGATTCAGCAGGGAGAACAGGAAAAGAATCAGCTCAAGTTTAAAGAATATGAAAAGCAGCTGAACGATCAGAAGAAGTTGATCGAGGAAATGAAACGCAAAGCTGAACAGGGATCGATGCAAATGCAGGGAGAGGTTCAGGAATTGGCCATTGAGGAGTACCTCAAGCAACAGTTTCCCTTGGATACGATTTCTGAAATCAAAAAAGGAGCCCGTGGTGCCGATTGCATTCAAACCATACATACCCGCGAACAGACCAACTGTGGCATGATTTACTACGAAAGCAAGAGAACCAAGGAATTTCAACCGACCTGGATTGAGAAATTTAAAAGCGATATGCGCACCATCAACGCACATATGGGCGTATTGGTAACCGAAGCCATGCCCAAGGATATGCCGAAAATGGGACAGCGCGATGGCATTTGGATTTGCTCATTTGAAGAATTTAAAGGGCTTTCTCGAGTTTTAAGAGATTCGGTGATTAAGATCAATCAAGCTTTGGCTTCGCAGGAAAACAAAGGCGACAAGATGTCTCTGCTCTACGATTTCTTAACCAGCAATGAGTTCCGACTACAGATAGAAGGCATAGTAGAAGGATTTGCACAAATGCAGGAGGACCTGAATCGTGAAAAAAGAGCCATGGAAGGCATTTGGAAACGTAGGGAGAAACAGCTGCATAAGGTGCTGAGGAATACCAACGAATTCTACAACTCGGTTAAAGGCATTGCCGGAAATGCCATCGGCAGCATTGATGCGTTGGAATTACCCGGTGCAGATCAAGACGATTTGGATTCCGTATAA
- a CDS encoding DUF481 domain-containing protein, whose protein sequence is MLRWLLAAAFLLLLEVSFAAKCDTIYLYNGDKITGEVKSLDYGKLRYKTDDMGTLYIKWDKVKSLYTCQFLEVVTKDGTIHYAHVRPSRQSGTVRLIIPMMVQEVDLFQIVRMTPINNSFFRRIDGAVDVGLSYTKASDVAQINTSADATYKGRQFETGFRASLIYTQQASNPNARKQDINLFYTYQLEANWFVNANLTQESNSELGLKWRVLGGGEFGHEVVRDIFSSLKLSTGLYYNAEEGEDITTNSLEGALVVTYRHYRYDSPKLDLFTSGKLYPSLTQSGRYRAQYDLQVRLEVVKDLFVGVNFYYTFDNKPRAEEASNSDWGIVTSLGYTF, encoded by the coding sequence ATGCTTCGTTGGTTATTAGCCGCTGCCTTTTTGCTTCTCCTGGAAGTTTCTTTCGCTGCCAAATGCGATACCATCTACCTGTATAATGGCGACAAGATTACGGGTGAGGTAAAGTCGCTGGACTACGGGAAGTTGCGCTACAAAACCGACGATATGGGTACCCTCTATATCAAGTGGGACAAGGTCAAATCGCTGTACACCTGCCAGTTTTTAGAGGTGGTTACCAAGGATGGTACGATTCACTATGCCCATGTGCGACCTTCTCGCCAATCGGGAACGGTACGCCTCATTATTCCCATGATGGTGCAGGAAGTGGATCTATTTCAGATTGTACGAATGACGCCTATCAACAACAGCTTTTTCAGACGGATCGATGGAGCGGTGGATGTAGGCTTGAGTTATACCAAAGCAAGTGATGTGGCTCAAATTAATACGAGTGCGGATGCAACTTATAAAGGACGTCAATTTGAAACGGGCTTTCGGGCTTCTTTGATTTATACACAGCAGGCTTCCAATCCCAATGCCCGGAAGCAGGACATTAACTTGTTTTATACCTATCAGCTGGAAGCGAACTGGTTTGTAAATGCCAACCTGACCCAGGAATCGAACTCAGAGCTCGGACTGAAATGGAGGGTCCTGGGCGGGGGAGAGTTTGGCCATGAAGTAGTCCGGGATATATTCAGCAGCCTCAAACTGTCTACCGGTCTTTATTACAATGCTGAGGAAGGGGAGGATATTACGACCAATAGTTTGGAGGGAGCCTTGGTAGTTACCTACCGTCATTATCGCTACGATAGCCCCAAATTGGATCTTTTTACCTCAGGTAAGCTTTATCCCAGTTTAACTCAATCGGGACGTTATCGGGCTCAATACGACCTTCAAGTTCGCTTGGAGGTGGTCAAGGATTTATTTGTCGGGGTTAACTTTTACTACACCTTCGATAACAAACCGAGGGCAGAAGAGGCATCCAACTCGGATTGGGGTATCGTAACTTCTCTGGGTTATACTTTTTAA